A single region of the Leptodactylus fuscus isolate aLepFus1 chromosome 5, aLepFus1.hap2, whole genome shotgun sequence genome encodes:
- the LOC142204515 gene encoding uncharacterized protein F54H12.2-like, whose product MAFVHDASEECTKSELDIFDIPPTQTSIEKSFFVEAQPIAALTDNAPLEFFISGTSDFYYDLNNTFLYINCRIVKQDNTAIADGARVGFINYPIATLFNQVDVTLGDRLISQSDNLYSYRAYLESLLSYSNQALESQFTAGLFYKDTAGYHNTRTLDGENLGFIKRARATARSRPVELLGPIFADIFNQPKLLLNGLDLKIKLSRNKDTFCLMSADAEPYKIQILQAALYVKRVQVSPAVRIGHSQALLTTPAKYSIDKASLKVYSIPQGTRVANHENLFLGQIPKTVILGFVDNEAFSGSVAKNPLCFEHFNISLASLYYDGHQVPSRPFQPDFASEQAVREYMALVHIAGKQKSDSGLSIDREEFLHGYTLFAFDLTPDQEPGGHFSLVKTGNLRAEIRFAVPTPHTLNMIVYAVNSDILQISHKREVIFS is encoded by the coding sequence ATGGCATTCGTTCACGATGCATCTGAGGAGTGTACGAAATCTGAACTCGATATTTTCGATATACCACCTACTCAAACAAGTATTGAAAAATCTTTCTTTGTGGAAGCGCAGCCGATCGCTGCTCTGACGGACAACGCGCCTCTGGAGTTCTTCATCTCCGGCACATCGGATTTTTATTATGACCTTAACaacacttttttatacataaactGTAGAATTGTGAAACAGGATAACACGGCCATCGCTGACGGCGCCCGTGTGGGCTTTATTAACTACCCTATAGCAACTCTTTTTAATCAGGTGGATGTTACCCTGGGTGATAGACTTATATCCCAATCTGATAATCTATATTCCTACCGCGCATATCTTGAATCCTTGCTGAGCTACAGCAATCAAGCCCTCGAATCGCAATTTACAGCAGGCCTGTTCTATAAAGATACCGCGGGGTACCATAACACCCGCACTCTTGATGGTGAAAATTTGGGGTTTATCAAAAGAGCTCGGGCAACCGCACGCTCTAGACCTGTAGAGCTTTTAGGACCCATTTTTGCTGATATTTTTAATCAGCCCAAGCTGTTACTTAATGGTCTGGATCTGAAGATAAAACTCTCGAGGAATAAAGACACTTTTTGTCTCATGTCGGCTGATGCTGAACCGTACAAGATACAGATTCTCCAGGCCGCACTCTATGTCAAACGTGTTCAGGTATCTCCTGCGGTCAGAATAGGCCACAGTCAAGCCCTTCTAACAACCCCCGCCAAGTACAGTATTGATAAGGCTTCTCTGAAAGTCTACAGTATACCTCAAGGCACCCGGGTTGCAAATCATGAGAACCTATTCCTAGGACAAATCCCCAAAACTGTAATATTGGGGTTTGTTGACAATGAAGCGTTTTCTGGATCCGTTGCGAAGAACCCTTTATGCTTTGAGCATTTCAATATATCACTAGCATCACTTTATTATGATGGACACCAAGTACCTTCGCGACCGTTTCAACCCGATTTCGCCTCTGAGCAGGCTGTAAGAGAGTATATGGCACTTGTGCACATCGCCGGCAAACAGAAATCGGACAGCGGATTATCCATAGATCGTGAAGAATTCTTACACGGTTATACATTATTTGCTTTTGATCTAACACCTGACCAAGAACCCGGTGGCCATTTTTCCCTAGTTAAAACGGGAAACCTGCGTGCTGAAATAAGATTCGCAGTTCCAACACCTCATACGCTAAACATGATTGTATACGCTGTGAACTCTGACATTCTTCAAATCTCCCATAAACGTGAAGTGATATTTTCATGA